In Pseudomonas sp. GCEP-101, one DNA window encodes the following:
- a CDS encoding fatty acid desaturase family protein gives MSASLYRYADGRLPNSLALAYAFGGYAAGFAQLFADSWLLNAAGTLLLGHAMIVAAYLIHEFAHGTIFARPEHNTWAGEACSWLCGSCYAGFQDLRRKHMRHHVDRADVITFDTKAFLARSPRWVRGLVLAAEWAYVPAIELIMHYYVILLPFITDNPRHRANRRRVALTLLVRGALFAGVAAASPKALVLYFVAWTLMIVVLRFTDAYQHTYDAFAVLEDGGKIPNDKARDRTYEQMNTYSNVVSVRWPVLDLLLLNFAYHNAHHEKPVAPWYRLRRLHHELYGEDYAQLLPMHLLFKSFHQHRLRRVVDDHYGEVAPAGKDRADGFYGAVGVSFLTAV, from the coding sequence ATGTCCGCGTCCCTGTACCGCTACGCCGATGGCCGGCTGCCCAACAGCCTGGCCCTGGCCTATGCCTTCGGTGGTTACGCTGCCGGCTTCGCCCAGCTGTTCGCCGATAGCTGGCTGCTCAACGCCGCCGGCACCCTGCTGCTGGGCCACGCGATGATCGTCGCGGCGTACCTGATCCATGAATTCGCCCACGGCACCATCTTCGCCCGGCCCGAGCACAACACCTGGGCCGGCGAGGCCTGCAGCTGGTTGTGCGGCAGCTGCTACGCCGGCTTCCAGGACCTGCGCCGCAAGCACATGCGCCACCACGTCGACCGCGCCGACGTGATCACCTTCGACACCAAGGCCTTCCTCGCCCGCAGCCCGCGCTGGGTGCGCGGCCTGGTACTGGCCGCCGAATGGGCCTACGTGCCGGCCATCGAGCTGATCATGCATTACTACGTGATCCTCCTGCCCTTCATCACCGACAACCCCCGCCATCGCGCCAACCGCCGCCGAGTGGCGCTGACCCTGCTGGTGCGCGGCGCGCTGTTCGCCGGGGTGGCGGCGGCGTCGCCCAAGGCGCTGGTGCTCTATTTCGTCGCCTGGACGCTGATGATCGTGGTCCTGCGTTTCACCGACGCCTACCAGCACACCTACGATGCTTTCGCGGTGCTGGAGGACGGCGGCAAGATCCCCAACGACAAGGCCCGCGACCGCACCTACGAACAGATGAACACCTACTCCAACGTGGTCTCGGTGCGCTGGCCGGTGCTCGATCTGCTGCTGCTCAACTTCGCCTACCACAACGCCCACCACGAGAAGCCCGTCGCGCCCTGGTACCGCCTGCGCAGGCTGCACCACGAGCTGTACGGCGAGGACTACGCCCAGCTGCTGCCGATGCACCTGCTGTTCAAGAGCTTCCACCAGCACCGCCTGCGCCGCGTGGTGGACGACCACTACGGCGAGGTCGCGCCGGCGGGCAAGGACCGCGCCGATGGCTTCTACGGCGCCGTGGGCGTCTCGTTCCTGACGGCGGTCTGA
- a CDS encoding SDR family NAD(P)-dependent oxidoreductase: MSKPLAGQTALVTGATQGIGRAVALALAEAGAQVWINHLDQPEAAIALVARIAAAGGRAHAIQADVAVPEQVAGMFARVLADGDLDILVNNAGIILEKPFLDTSEDDWATLLGVDLHAVYRCCRHALTHMQARGSGCIVNIASELGQLGRERYAAYCAAKAGVIGLTKALAREFAPHIRINGVAPGPVDTPMVSVEHMSEAMIARETAIPAGRLGQPEEIAAAVLFLVSPGASFFHGQMLGANGGAWMGA, from the coding sequence ATGAGCAAACCGCTCGCAGGACAAACCGCGCTGGTCACCGGCGCCACCCAGGGCATTGGCCGAGCCGTCGCCCTGGCACTGGCGGAGGCCGGCGCGCAGGTGTGGATCAACCACCTCGACCAACCGGAAGCCGCCATTGCGCTGGTGGCTCGCATTGCGGCCGCTGGCGGCCGCGCCCACGCCATTCAGGCCGACGTCGCGGTGCCGGAACAGGTCGCCGGGATGTTCGCCCGCGTGCTGGCGGACGGCGACCTGGACATCCTGGTGAACAACGCCGGGATCATCCTGGAAAAGCCTTTTCTCGATACCAGCGAGGACGACTGGGCGACACTGCTCGGCGTCGATCTGCATGCCGTGTACCGCTGCTGTCGCCACGCCCTGACGCACATGCAGGCGCGCGGCAGCGGCTGCATCGTCAATATCGCCTCGGAGCTGGGCCAGCTCGGCCGCGAACGCTACGCCGCCTACTGCGCCGCCAAGGCCGGGGTGATCGGCCTGACCAAGGCGCTGGCGCGGGAATTCGCCCCGCACATCCGCATCAACGGCGTGGCGCCGGGGCCGGTGGACACGCCGATGGTCTCGGTCGAGCACATGAGCGAGGCGATGATCGCCCGCGAAACCGCGATCCCCGCCGGGCGTCTCGGCCAGCCCGAGGAGATCGCCGCGGCGGTGCTGTTCCTGGTCTCGCCCGGCGCCAGCTTCTTCCACGGGCAGATGCTCGGCGCCAACGGCGGCGCCTGGATGGGTGCCTGA
- a CDS encoding DMT family transporter encodes MRAELVLLLGASIWGLGWMPLAHFAGQGLSGMPVVLCTYGMLCTVAVPLVLRQRRQWWPQRGALLAIGAFGGWATAGLVAALSEGDVVRAMLLFYLAPVWGLLGGRLLFGEQLTPARLGALALAMLGIALTLGVSRETFRPLGPSDWLALSAGFAFALNNLATRAAEQVPLASKAVVGFIGSAALGGLFCLLQGTPLPTLDAHQWLQLAGFGLFWLAAMGAAQYGFSHVEASRAAVLVVIELLVAVLTAAWFGERELGLREWLGGSLVLAAALIAARPSADSSPTLCEAET; translated from the coding sequence ATGCGCGCGGAACTCGTCCTGCTGCTGGGCGCCAGTATCTGGGGCCTGGGCTGGATGCCCCTGGCGCACTTCGCCGGCCAGGGCCTGTCCGGCATGCCGGTGGTGCTCTGCACCTACGGAATGCTGTGCACGGTGGCCGTGCCGCTGGTGCTGCGCCAACGCCGGCAATGGTGGCCCCAGCGCGGCGCCCTGCTGGCCATCGGCGCGTTCGGCGGCTGGGCCACCGCCGGGCTGGTGGCGGCGCTCTCCGAGGGCGACGTGGTGCGCGCCATGCTGCTGTTCTATCTCGCGCCGGTCTGGGGCCTGCTGGGAGGCCGGTTGCTGTTCGGCGAACAGCTCACCCCCGCGCGGCTCGGCGCCCTGGCGCTGGCCATGCTCGGCATCGCCCTCACCCTGGGCGTCAGCCGCGAGACCTTTCGCCCGCTGGGACCGAGCGACTGGCTGGCGCTCTCCGCCGGCTTCGCCTTCGCCCTCAACAACCTCGCCACCCGCGCCGCCGAACAGGTGCCGCTGGCCAGCAAGGCGGTGGTCGGTTTCATCGGCAGCGCCGCGCTGGGCGGCCTGTTCTGCCTGCTGCAAGGCACGCCACTGCCCACCCTCGACGCTCACCAATGGCTGCAGCTGGCCGGCTTCGGGCTGTTCTGGCTGGCCGCCATGGGCGCCGCGCAATACGGCTTCAGCCACGTCGAAGCGAGCCGCGCCGCCGTGCTGGTGGTGATCGAGTTGCTGGTCGCCGTGCTCACTGCCGCCTGGTTCGGCGAGCGCGAACTGGGCCTGCGCGAATGGCTCGGCGGCTCCCTGGTGCTGGCCGCGGCGCTGATCGCCGCGCGCCCGTCTGCTGACTCTTCCCCCACTCTCTGCGAGGCCGAAACATGA
- a CDS encoding creatininase, translated as MTVRMDQLSWVEYARRVREQSPVVFLPCGATEQHGPHLPLGTDALLASALCEDVARQVDGLVAPALSYGYKSQPKCGGGQHFCGTTSLDGQTLIALVRDAVREFARHGVTRLVLVDGHYENQWFVTEGIQLALRELSLHERGPSSPLDVMRLEHWDFCSQATLNDVFPDGFPGFALEHAAVIETSLMLHYLPNLVRLDLIPDDGPADFPPYDMYPSRTEWVPPSGVLSSARGSSPDKGLRMAKDIVQGIAAAVRKEFAL; from the coding sequence ATGACTGTCCGCATGGACCAGCTCAGCTGGGTCGAATACGCGCGCCGGGTGCGCGAGCAATCCCCCGTGGTGTTCCTGCCGTGCGGCGCCACCGAGCAGCACGGCCCGCACCTGCCGCTGGGCACCGATGCGCTGCTGGCCAGTGCGCTGTGCGAAGACGTCGCCCGCCAGGTCGACGGCCTGGTCGCGCCCGCCCTCTCCTACGGCTACAAGTCGCAGCCCAAGTGCGGCGGCGGTCAGCATTTCTGCGGCACCACCAGCCTCGACGGGCAGACCCTGATCGCCCTGGTGCGCGACGCCGTGCGCGAGTTCGCCCGCCATGGCGTCACCCGCCTGGTGCTGGTGGATGGGCACTACGAGAACCAGTGGTTCGTCACCGAGGGCATCCAGCTCGCCCTGCGTGAACTCTCCTTGCACGAACGGGGCCCTTCCAGCCCGCTGGACGTGATGCGCCTGGAGCACTGGGACTTCTGCAGCCAGGCCACGCTCAACGACGTCTTCCCTGACGGCTTCCCCGGCTTCGCCCTGGAGCACGCGGCGGTGATCGAGACCTCGCTGATGCTGCACTACCTGCCCAACCTGGTGCGCCTGGACCTGATTCCCGACGACGGCCCGGCCGACTTCCCCCCCTACGACATGTACCCCAGCCGCACCGAATGGGTGCCGCCCTCGGGTGTGCTGTCGTCGGCGCGCGGTTCCAGCCCCGACAAGGGCCTGCGCATGGCGAAGGACATCGTCCAGGGGATCGCCGCCGCGGTGCGCAAGGAGTTCGCATTGTGA
- a CDS encoding cysteine hydrolase family protein, translating into MQRDFCAPGGYADQAGLEIGRLRAPIPAISRLLDSARAQGLLVVHTREGHRPDLSDLHQSKRRRAEQAGAPIGARGPLGRLLVRGEYGHDLIDELRPLAGEPVIDKPGYSAFAYTDLDLLLRRRGIGHLVLCGVTTEVCVSSTLRAGVELGYACTLVSDACGSPSAELHAAALAMVAVEGGLFGRVLDSRSVLAEWEENPCLA; encoded by the coding sequence ATGCAGCGCGACTTCTGCGCCCCCGGCGGCTACGCCGACCAGGCGGGGCTGGAGATCGGCCGCCTGCGCGCACCGATCCCCGCCATCTCCCGCCTGCTGGACAGCGCCCGCGCCCAGGGCCTGTTGGTGGTGCACACCCGCGAAGGGCATCGCCCGGACCTCAGCGACCTGCACCAAAGCAAACGCCGCCGCGCCGAACAGGCCGGCGCGCCCATCGGCGCCCGCGGCCCGCTGGGCCGCCTGCTGGTGCGCGGCGAATACGGCCACGACCTGATCGACGAGCTGCGCCCGCTGGCCGGCGAGCCGGTGATCGACAAGCCCGGCTACAGCGCCTTCGCCTACACCGACCTGGACCTGCTGCTGCGCCGCCGCGGCATCGGCCATCTGGTGCTGTGCGGCGTGACAACCGAAGTCTGCGTGTCCTCCACGCTGCGCGCCGGGGTGGAACTGGGCTATGCCTGCACGCTGGTCAGCGATGCCTGCGGCTCGCCGAGCGCCGAGCTGCACGCCGCCGCCCTGGCGATGGTGGCGGTGGAAGGCGGGCTGTTCGGCCGCGTGCTGGACAGTCGTTCCGTGCTCGCCGAATGGGAGGAAAACCCGTGCCTGGCCTGA
- a CDS encoding ABC transporter permease: MTAHQPLPRPATQPARQRWWVIRGELPRSAVWTLAAAGLLLPLLLWWAYSAAGLANPMFFPGPDAVLARIGHWWSDEGLVGDIAISVYRVMAGFLASAVIALPLGLYIGTYRPVQAFLEPLTDFIRYMPAVAFIPLVMLWVGIDEGSKVLIIFIGTFFQMVLMVAEDVRRVPLAQIEAAQTMGANRAEIIRLVVLPSARPALLDTLRITCGWAWTYLVVAELVAANSGLGYAILRAQRYMQTDKIFAGILLIGVIGLLTDQAFRWLGRVAFPWMKR; the protein is encoded by the coding sequence ATGACCGCCCACCAACCCCTGCCCCGCCCTGCCACGCAACCTGCCCGCCAGCGCTGGTGGGTGATCCGTGGCGAGCTGCCGCGCAGCGCCGTCTGGACCCTGGCCGCCGCCGGCCTGCTGCTGCCGTTGCTGCTGTGGTGGGCCTACAGCGCCGCCGGGCTGGCCAACCCGATGTTCTTCCCCGGCCCGGACGCGGTGCTGGCGCGCATCGGCCACTGGTGGAGCGACGAGGGTCTGGTCGGCGACATCGCCATCAGCGTCTACCGGGTCATGGCCGGCTTCCTCGCCTCCGCGGTGATCGCCCTGCCGCTGGGCCTGTACATCGGCACCTACCGCCCGGTGCAGGCCTTCCTCGAACCGCTCACCGACTTCATCCGCTACATGCCGGCGGTGGCGTTCATCCCGCTGGTGATGCTCTGGGTCGGCATCGACGAAGGCTCCAAGGTGCTGATTATCTTCATCGGCACCTTCTTCCAGATGGTGCTGATGGTCGCCGAGGACGTGCGCCGCGTGCCCCTGGCGCAGATCGAGGCGGCGCAGACCATGGGCGCCAACCGCGCCGAGATCATCCGCCTGGTGGTGCTGCCCTCGGCGCGCCCGGCATTGCTGGACACCCTGCGCATCACCTGCGGCTGGGCCTGGACCTACCTGGTGGTGGCCGAACTGGTGGCCGCCAACTCCGGCCTGGGCTACGCCATCCTGCGCGCCCAGCGCTACATGCAGACCGACAAGATCTTCGCCGGCATCCTGCTGATCGGCGTCATCGGCCTGCTCACCGACCAGGCGTTCCGCTGGCTCGGTCGGGTGGCCTTCCCCTGGATGAAGAGGTAA
- a CDS encoding ABC transporter ATP-binding protein, whose translation MSQNKIAIRHVDKVFSSQGRQVQALQDVNLDIRANEFVTFVGASGCGKSTLLRSIGGLERHSGGEILVDGRAVDGPGIDRAMVFQHYSLYPWLRVMENIKFCRRLKVVSDTVRGDADVEVASGRADALLNLMGLSAFAQAYPSQLSGGMQQRVAIARALMPKPQILLMDEPFGALDAQTREVMHDLIRHVHRLENSTILFVTHDVEEAIYLGGRVVLMAPRPGRIDSVYEVPLPAERNQDMKMATEFIALKKEILARIRETSGMSTDLELLEQLTRTAAPV comes from the coding sequence ATGAGCCAGAACAAGATCGCCATCCGCCACGTCGACAAGGTCTTCAGCAGCCAGGGCCGGCAGGTGCAGGCGTTGCAGGACGTGAACCTGGACATCCGCGCCAACGAGTTCGTCACCTTCGTCGGCGCCTCGGGCTGCGGCAAGTCCACCCTGCTGCGCAGCATTGGCGGCCTGGAGCGCCACAGCGGCGGCGAGATCCTCGTCGATGGCCGCGCCGTGGACGGCCCCGGCATCGACCGCGCCATGGTGTTCCAGCACTACAGCCTGTACCCGTGGCTGCGGGTGATGGAGAACATCAAGTTCTGCCGCCGGCTCAAGGTGGTGTCCGACACCGTGCGCGGCGATGCCGACGTGGAGGTCGCCAGCGGCCGCGCCGACGCGCTGCTCAACCTGATGGGCCTCTCGGCCTTCGCCCAGGCCTACCCCAGCCAGCTCTCCGGCGGCATGCAGCAGCGCGTGGCGATCGCCCGCGCGCTTATGCCCAAGCCGCAGATCCTGCTGATGGACGAGCCCTTCGGCGCCCTGGACGCGCAGACCCGCGAGGTGATGCACGACCTGATCCGCCATGTGCACCGCCTGGAGAACAGCACCATCCTGTTCGTCACCCATGACGTCGAGGAAGCCATCTACCTGGGCGGCCGCGTGGTGCTGATGGCCCCGCGCCCCGGCCGCATCGACAGCGTCTACGAGGTGCCGTTGCCGGCCGAGCGCAACCAGGACATGAAGATGGCAACGGAATTCATCGCCCTGAAAAAGGAGATCCTCGCGCGCATCCGCGAGACCTCGGGCATGAGCACCGACCTGGAACTGCTGGAGCAACTGACCCGCACGGCAGCGCCGGTCTGA